The Panacibacter microcysteis genome includes a window with the following:
- a CDS encoding replication-associated recombination protein A: MANTPLAERMRPQTLDELAGQEHLVSHGSILRTAIESGNIPSMIFWGPPGVGKTTIANIIANTLHVPFYQLSAISSGVKEVREVIEQAKQQAKAILFIDEIHRFNKSQQDALLGAVEKGIITLIGATTENPSFEVNSALLSRSQVYVLKALGENDLVKLLKHALQKDEILQHYRAELKETAALINISGGDARKLLNLLELVVTANNKKELVITDEYVMEVAQKRIAIYDKQGEQHYDIISAFIKSIRGSDPNAAVYWLARMIDAGEDVKFIARRLLILASEDIGNANPNALLLANATFDAVNKIGFPESSLILSQCTIYLASSAKSNAATTAIGAAMNAVAQHGDLPVPLHLRNAPTKLMKDLGYKKGYQYSHDYDNNFSAQEYLPEKISGSAFFEPGKNAREEELRKFLKTRWKDKYNY; the protein is encoded by the coding sequence ATGGCAAATACACCACTGGCAGAGCGTATGCGTCCGCAAACTTTGGATGAACTGGCCGGGCAGGAGCACCTGGTAAGCCATGGAAGCATTTTGCGTACGGCAATAGAAAGCGGCAATATTCCTTCTATGATTTTTTGGGGTCCGCCGGGCGTAGGTAAAACGACCATTGCCAATATTATAGCCAATACCTTGCATGTGCCCTTTTACCAGCTTAGTGCTATCAGCAGTGGTGTTAAAGAGGTAAGGGAAGTGATAGAACAGGCAAAGCAGCAGGCAAAGGCCATCCTTTTTATAGACGAAATACACCGGTTCAATAAATCGCAGCAGGACGCATTGCTAGGCGCTGTTGAAAAGGGTATCATTACACTGATTGGCGCAACAACTGAAAATCCTTCATTCGAAGTTAATTCAGCGTTATTAAGCCGTAGCCAGGTATATGTTTTAAAAGCATTGGGTGAGAATGACCTGGTAAAACTGCTAAAGCATGCTTTACAAAAAGATGAAATATTACAGCATTATCGTGCAGAGTTAAAAGAAACTGCTGCGCTGATCAACATATCCGGAGGTGATGCAAGAAAATTGCTGAACCTGCTCGAACTGGTAGTAACGGCAAACAACAAAAAGGAACTTGTAATTACAGATGAATATGTAATGGAAGTGGCACAAAAACGTATTGCCATTTACGACAAGCAGGGCGAGCAACATTATGATATTATTTCAGCGTTTATAAAAAGTATACGGGGAAGCGATCCTAATGCGGCAGTGTACTGGCTTGCGAGAATGATTGATGCCGGTGAAGATGTAAAGTTTATTGCCCGCCGGTTACTTATACTGGCCAGTGAAGATATTGGTAACGCAAACCCGAATGCGTTACTGCTTGCTAACGCCACTTTTGATGCAGTTAACAAGATCGGCTTTCCGGAGTCTTCACTTATACTTTCGCAATGCACTATTTACCTGGCTTCAAGCGCCAAGAGTAATGCTGCAACAACCGCAATTGGCGCGGCAATGAATGCTGTGGCGCAGCATGGAGATTTGCCGGTGCCACTGCATTTGCGTAATGCACCTACAAAGCTTATGAAAGATCTGGGTTACAAGAAGGGCTATCAATACAGTCACGACTACGATAACAATTTTTCGGCGCAGGAATATTTGCCTGAAAAAATTTCTGGTAGCGCTTTTTTTGAACCCGGTAAAAATGCAAGGGAAGAAGAATTAAGAAAATTTCTTAAAACCCGCTGGAAGGATAAGTATAATTATTAA
- a CDS encoding bifunctional 3,4-dihydroxy-2-butanone-4-phosphate synthase/GTP cyclohydrolase II has translation MLDTIESAIEDIKKGKLLIVVDDEDRENEGDFVTSAENATPEIINFMSKYGRGLICAPITQQRADELQLELMVHNNTAIHETPFTVSVDLIGFGCTTGISAHDRSKTVQALINPSIKPADLGRPGHIFPLRAKDGGVLRRTGHTEATVDLARLAGMQPAGVLVEIMNEDGSMARLPELMEIAKKFDLRIISIKDLIEYRLQSDSLIEEVVRVDMPTKYGDFKLVAFKEKISGGEHLALIKGEWKEHEPVLTRVHSSCFTGDILGSFRCDCGEQLHKAMQMVQDEGKGAILYMNQEGRGIGLMNKLRAYKLQEEGLDTVEANLKLGFGMDDRDYGVGAQILRQLGITKLRLMSNNPKKRAGLKGYGLEIIDIVPMHIKPNPHNEKYLQTKRDKLGHEILSDDSHL, from the coding sequence ATGCTTGATACCATCGAAAGTGCGATTGAGGATATTAAGAAAGGTAAGCTACTGATAGTCGTAGATGATGAGGATCGTGAGAACGAAGGCGACTTTGTAACATCGGCGGAAAATGCTACTCCCGAAATAATCAATTTCATGAGCAAATATGGCCGCGGCCTTATTTGTGCTCCCATTACACAACAGCGTGCAGATGAATTGCAGCTTGAACTGATGGTACATAATAACACCGCCATTCACGAAACACCGTTTACCGTTAGTGTGGACCTTATTGGTTTCGGATGTACCACAGGCATCAGTGCACATGACAGATCTAAAACAGTGCAGGCACTTATCAACCCGTCTATAAAACCAGCCGACCTTGGCAGGCCAGGGCATATTTTTCCGTTAAGGGCCAAAGATGGCGGTGTACTGCGCAGAACAGGACATACCGAAGCCACCGTAGATCTTGCACGTCTTGCAGGCATGCAGCCGGCAGGCGTACTGGTAGAAATCATGAATGAAGATGGAAGCATGGCAAGGCTGCCCGAACTGATGGAAATCGCTAAAAAGTTTGACCTCAGGATTATCAGTATCAAAGACCTTATTGAATACCGGCTTCAGTCAGACTCGCTCATTGAGGAAGTGGTGCGTGTAGATATGCCAACCAAATACGGGGATTTTAAATTGGTTGCTTTCAAAGAAAAGATTTCCGGCGGCGAGCACCTGGCATTGATAAAAGGTGAATGGAAAGAGCATGAGCCTGTTCTCACCCGGGTACATTCCAGCTGTTTTACCGGCGATATTTTGGGAAGTTTCCGCTGCGATTGCGGGGAACAACTGCACAAAGCCATGCAGATGGTACAGGATGAAGGCAAAGGTGCCATATTGTATATGAACCAGGAAGGCCGCGGTATCGGCCTTATGAATAAACTGCGTGCCTACAAACTGCAGGAAGAAGGTCTTGATACCGTAGAAGCCAACCTGAAACTGGGCTTTGGCATGGATGATCGTGATTACGGTGTAGGTGCACAAATACTCCGCCAGCTGGGTATTACCAAATTGCGCCTCATGAGCAATAACCCCAAAAAACGTGCAGGTTTAAAAGGCTACGGACTTGAGATAATCGATATTGTGCCCATGCACATTAAGCCAAATCCGCACAACGAAAAATACCTGCAGACAAAGAGAGATAAACTGGGTCACGAAATATTATCAGACGATAGTCATTTATAG
- a CDS encoding MutS-related protein, whose translation MNVDNTTLNDLSIFAHEEELSVFYRLDFTRTIGGRAWLRFYIERPLESIQLIHNRQELVQRIINVIDLWPETINNGTVMVIEKYFESAVDSIPKSPDPVSAMMYRLISAPDYSLITYTVGHFINFIKGITQIRNLLWEEQNPAELATILERIDALLKRPIFQHIAEHDASKKLKRRTVLILGHFLKYEFKSQCLEMIELYSRLDAFYSMAKACSKFNFVFPHFEEAARPELSATQLYHPLLPTPVAYDIDLTQKENFLFLTGANMAGKSTFIKAVGVSVYLAHVGMGVPAKRMHLTFFDGLLSNIQVADNIIKGESYFFNEVQRIHKTLEKISDGRKWLILIDELFKGTNVQDAMKCSTVVIEGLRKMKNTLFILSTHLYEIGEDLKKYGNIQFRFFETKAEEGQLTFNYQLKEGISNDRLGYLILVNEGVVKMLEQL comes from the coding sequence ATGAATGTAGACAATACCACGCTTAACGATTTGTCCATTTTTGCCCATGAAGAAGAACTTTCAGTATTTTACCGGCTTGATTTTACAAGAACTATTGGTGGCAGAGCCTGGCTCAGATTTTATATAGAAAGACCACTTGAAAGCATACAACTGATCCATAACCGGCAAGAACTTGTTCAACGAATCATCAACGTCATAGACCTGTGGCCGGAAACAATTAATAATGGTACTGTAATGGTTATCGAAAAGTATTTCGAATCTGCTGTTGACAGTATACCAAAATCTCCAGACCCGGTAAGCGCAATGATGTACAGACTTATCAGTGCACCCGATTACTCACTCATAACCTATACAGTTGGCCATTTTATAAATTTTATTAAAGGCATTACGCAAATAAGGAATTTGCTGTGGGAAGAACAAAACCCGGCAGAGCTGGCCACAATTCTGGAAAGAATTGATGCACTGCTTAAACGACCAATATTTCAACACATAGCGGAACATGACGCTTCGAAGAAATTAAAACGAAGGACAGTACTAATCCTGGGTCATTTCCTTAAGTACGAATTCAAGAGCCAGTGCCTTGAGATGATTGAACTTTACAGCAGGCTGGATGCGTTTTACAGTATGGCAAAGGCATGCAGCAAATTTAATTTCGTGTTTCCCCATTTTGAAGAAGCGGCCAGGCCCGAGCTATCTGCTACACAGCTTTATCACCCGTTGCTTCCAACGCCTGTAGCCTATGATATTGACCTTACCCAAAAAGAAAATTTCTTATTCCTTACGGGCGCCAACATGGCGGGGAAAAGTACATTCATAAAAGCTGTCGGTGTTTCCGTTTACCTGGCTCATGTTGGTATGGGCGTTCCGGCAAAACGTATGCACCTAACGTTTTTTGATGGCTTGTTAAGCAATATACAAGTCGCAGACAATATTATAAAAGGTGAAAGCTATTTCTTCAACGAAGTGCAGCGCATACACAAAACACTGGAGAAAATTTCAGACGGACGTAAATGGCTGATCCTGATTGATGAACTTTTTAAAGGCACCAATGTACAGGACGCTATGAAGTGCAGTACTGTTGTAATAGAAGGTTTGCGCAAAATGAAAAATACCCTGTTTATTCTTTCCACCCACCTTTACGAAATAGGTGAAGACCTGAAAAAATACGGGAATATCCAGTTTCGTTTCTTTGAAACGAAAGCTGAAGAAGGGCAACTTACTTTTAATTACCAGTTAAAAGAAGGAATCAGTAATGATCGGCTTGGTTATCTAATTCTTGTAAATGAAGGAGTTGTAAAAATGCTTGAGCAACTTTAA
- a CDS encoding dihydroorotase produces the protein MNYLIKNAAIVNEGSVNHGDVLIKNGRIEQIAPAIQTGFAVTEIDATGKHLLPGVIDDQVHFREPGLTHKATIYTEAKAAVAGGVTSFMEMPNTQPPAFTHELLEDKYAIASKTSLANYSFFMGTSNDNLEEVLKTNNKKKDVCGVKIFMGSSTGNLLVDNTLVLDNIFGGVEILIATHCEDEEIIKANLANLKAEKAVLEPADHPVIRDEENCFSSSFKAIQFAKKHGSRLHILHISTARELQLFTNMIPLEEKRITAEVCVHHLHFTADDYSSLGNKIKCNPAIKAPFNREALWPALLDDRLDIIATDHAPHTWEEKNEPYEKAHAGLPLVQHSLPLMLYYVKQGKLTLEKMVEKMSHAVAKCFQIKERGFIREGYYADLVLVDMDKGSTVKKENILYKCGWSPLEGFTFPASVTNTFVNGHMVYGNNMFDESYTGMRMKFDR, from the coding sequence ATGAACTACCTTATAAAAAATGCAGCAATAGTTAATGAAGGCTCCGTTAACCATGGAGATGTGTTAATAAAAAACGGACGAATAGAACAAATTGCACCGGCCATTCAAACAGGTTTTGCAGTAACCGAAATAGATGCCACAGGCAAGCACCTGCTGCCCGGTGTTATTGATGACCAGGTTCATTTCAGGGAGCCCGGTTTAACACACAAAGCAACCATCTACACAGAGGCAAAAGCAGCAGTAGCCGGTGGCGTAACGAGCTTTATGGAAATGCCCAACACACAACCACCCGCATTTACACATGAACTACTGGAAGACAAATACGCCATAGCCTCCAAAACTTCGCTTGCAAACTATTCATTTTTTATGGGTACCTCAAATGATAACCTGGAGGAAGTGCTTAAAACCAACAATAAAAAAAAGGATGTATGCGGTGTAAAAATATTTATGGGCTCGTCTACCGGCAACCTGCTGGTAGATAATACCCTGGTACTTGATAATATTTTTGGTGGTGTTGAAATATTGATTGCCACCCATTGCGAGGACGAGGAAATAATAAAAGCAAATCTTGCAAATTTAAAGGCTGAAAAAGCAGTGCTGGAGCCCGCAGACCACCCGGTAATAAGAGATGAAGAGAACTGCTTCTCCTCCTCATTTAAAGCTATCCAATTTGCCAAGAAACATGGTTCAAGGCTGCATATTCTGCACATTAGCACAGCAAGGGAATTACAGCTTTTTACCAACATGATCCCGCTTGAAGAAAAACGAATAACCGCAGAAGTGTGTGTGCATCACCTGCATTTTACAGCAGACGACTATTCATCACTTGGCAACAAAATAAAATGTAATCCTGCTATCAAGGCCCCGTTTAACAGAGAAGCTCTATGGCCCGCTTTGCTGGATGACCGCCTTGATATAATTGCCACAGATCACGCCCCGCACACCTGGGAAGAAAAAAATGAACCTTATGAAAAAGCGCATGCAGGTCTGCCGTTGGTACAGCATTCATTGCCTTTAATGTTGTACTATGTAAAGCAGGGCAAACTGACACTCGAAAAAATGGTAGAAAAAATGAGCCATGCGGTGGCCAAATGCTTTCAGATTAAAGAGCGGGGGTTTATAAGGGAAGGTTACTATGCAGACCTTGTTTTGGTTGATATGGATAAAGGCAGCACGGTAAAGAAAGAAAATATATTGTACAAATGTGGCTGGAGCCCGCTTGAGGGTTTTACTTTTCCGGCTTCTGTTACCAATACTTTTGTAAACGGCCACATGGTTTATGGAAATAACATGTTTGATGAATCATATACGGGTATGCGCATGAAATTTGACAGGTAA
- a CDS encoding sodium:solute symporter, translating into MKSFDWIVLILTLAGIVLYGLYKSRTSKNLEGYFLSNRNMNWGLVLLSIMGTQASAITFLSAPGQAFTDGMRFVQYYFGLPIAMIVISVSFVPIFNKLKVFTAYEYLEQRFDLKTRTFTAAMFLLSRGFSTGISVYAPSIILSSLFGWDIFWTNIFMGGLLIIYTVSGGARAVAYTQQLQMIIIFAAMFIAGYYIVHNMPDTISFTDALSVSGASGKLNVITTGVNENGFEWKDRFNIISGLIGGFFLALSYFGTDQSQVGRYLTAKDNTESKIGLLMNGLVKIPMQFLILLLGALLFTYYQFNSGPIFFNNAVSEKVYQTSYGDSLKQLEREFAVINRNQASISAAYLDAKESSEANTGSLKDSLVKLNAGANAIREQYKAVLKKADPSVDTNDTNYIFLRFVVDTLPAGLVGLLIAVIFLASWGSIAAALNSLASCTMIDFYCRFRYKNAHVDDTKLDEEKKYRLSKWFTFLWGLFCIVIAEFSTNMGSLIQAVNEYGSLFYGVILGIFLVAFYMKKIKGSAVFYSALIGEVIVVTLYILDKTGVIGFSFLWLNVVGAMAVVLISYLVQAAVKKI; encoded by the coding sequence ATGAAGAGTTTCGATTGGATAGTACTTATTCTAACGCTTGCCGGTATTGTGCTGTATGGGTTATATAAAAGCCGTACAAGCAAAAACCTGGAAGGTTATTTTCTCAGTAACCGCAATATGAACTGGGGCCTGGTGCTGCTGAGCATTATGGGGACACAGGCCAGTGCCATAACTTTTCTTTCTGCACCGGGACAGGCCTTTACCGATGGCATGCGTTTCGTGCAGTACTATTTTGGCTTACCCATCGCTATGATCGTAATATCGGTAAGCTTTGTGCCTATTTTTAATAAGCTTAAAGTCTTCACTGCCTATGAATATCTTGAACAGCGCTTTGATCTGAAGACCAGGACGTTTACCGCTGCCATGTTTCTTTTGTCGAGAGGCTTTAGTACCGGTATAAGTGTGTATGCACCTTCTATTATTCTTTCTTCTTTATTTGGTTGGGATATTTTCTGGACGAACATTTTTATGGGCGGGCTGCTGATCATTTATACCGTAAGCGGTGGTGCAAGAGCTGTTGCTTATACACAGCAGCTGCAGATGATCATCATTTTTGCTGCCATGTTTATTGCGGGCTATTATATAGTACATAATATGCCTGATACAATAAGCTTTACCGACGCACTGAGTGTTAGCGGCGCATCAGGAAAGCTGAACGTAATAACAACCGGCGTTAATGAAAATGGTTTTGAATGGAAGGACAGGTTCAATATTATAAGCGGTTTAATTGGTGGCTTTTTTCTGGCACTCTCTTATTTTGGTACAGATCAAAGCCAGGTAGGCAGGTATCTTACTGCTAAAGACAATACGGAAAGCAAGATTGGTTTATTGATGAACGGGCTGGTAAAAATACCTATGCAGTTTTTAATTTTATTATTGGGTGCATTGTTGTTTACCTACTACCAGTTTAACAGCGGGCCAATATTTTTCAATAACGCGGTTAGCGAGAAGGTCTACCAAACCAGCTATGGCGATAGCCTGAAGCAACTGGAAAGAGAGTTTGCTGTAATTAACCGCAACCAGGCCAGTATATCGGCAGCTTATCTCGACGCTAAAGAGAGTAGTGAGGCCAATACAGGATCTTTAAAAGATAGCCTGGTAAAACTAAATGCCGGTGCCAATGCCATACGTGAGCAATACAAGGCGGTATTAAAAAAGGCTGACCCTTCTGTTGATACAAACGACACCAATTATATTTTTCTTCGTTTTGTGGTAGATACATTGCCTGCAGGCCTGGTCGGGCTGTTAATAGCAGTTATTTTTCTTGCATCGTGGGGTTCAATAGCCGCAGCGCTTAATTCTTTGGCATCCTGCACCATGATCGATTTTTACTGCAGGTTCCGGTACAAGAATGCACATGTAGACGATACAAAACTGGATGAAGAAAAAAAATACAGGCTTTCAAAATGGTTTACCTTTTTATGGGGACTCTTTTGTATCGTAATTGCTGAGTTTTCTACTAATATGGGTAGCCTGATACAGGCTGTTAACGAGTATGGTTCTCTCTTCTATGGTGTAATACTCGGTATTTTTCTTGTTGCTTTTTACATGAAAAAAATAAAAGGAAGTGCTGTTTTCTATAGTGCTCTTATTGGTGAAGTTATTGTTGTAACCCTTTACATTCTTGATAAAACAGGCGTTATTGGTTTCAGCTTTTTATGGCTGAATGTAGTAGGCGCAATGGCTGTGGTATTGATTAGCTACCTGGTGCAGGCCGCTGTAAAAAAGATTTAG
- a CDS encoding PIG-L family deacetylase, with translation MKQLLPLLILSVISCYSFPAHAQTPPAYNSADIYLQLKKLNVLGRVLYIAAHPDDENTRLLAYLAKEKQYRTGYLSLTRGDGGQNLIGDEQGIELGLIRTQELLAARRTDGAEQFFSRAYDFGFSKSSQEAMEIWGHDKILSDVVWVIRNFKPDVIITRFPGDERAGHGHHAASAILANEAFKAAADATMFTEQFKYGVQPWQARRILWNTFNFGTTNTTAEDQFKLDVGTYSSLLGKSFGEIASESRSQHKSQGFGVPRQRGQAFEYFLTTGGDAPKTDLLDGVNVSWNAVQFGEGIERMVNNIIAGYSFDHPEKSIDSLLVLYNLLQRGGNSNGAKSQAEHQESMYWYKRKAEDVKQIMLACSGLFAEATTKNEYAILGDSIKVDFSVNKRSASGINLVGIRLNKFDTTLNNALPVNQNISLTKAFFVPVNDTATQPYWLVNPMQKGSFTVNDQTLIGKAENDGNYIATFIFDIKGTRLFVDKKVQYKYTDPIKGELYEPLVIIPPVIVAVNPPVVLTNIKNESKVGTSPVINIQYKATITAPAVPVTINVNKGADILFNKDTTVNFTAGSAYNFKMPLDAKTGRLNGDNINVDVFAGVNGKKTLYKDYLRTIQYDHIPHIHYFYRDNVKAINEEIKIVGKNIGYIVGAGDKVPQALQQMGYNVTFLAESAITDENLKRFDAVIAGVRVYNTQPWINSKYDVLMRYIQNGGNYIVQYNTANFISSVADKIGPYPFTVSRTRVTDENAEVTITQPGSSVLNYPNKITPADFKDWIQERSIYQAEKQDAHYEAPLTMHDANETTTNGSLIITKYGKGNFAYTGLVFFRELPAGVAGAYRLMANLIALPQNN, from the coding sequence ATGAAGCAACTTTTACCACTGCTAATACTGTCAGTAATTTCATGCTATAGTTTTCCAGCCCATGCACAAACACCACCCGCTTATAACAGTGCAGATATTTACCTGCAGCTCAAAAAGCTCAATGTGCTTGGCAGGGTATTGTATATAGCTGCCCACCCCGATGATGAAAATACCCGTTTGCTGGCGTACCTGGCAAAGGAAAAGCAATACAGAACCGGTTACCTCAGCCTCACAAGAGGCGATGGAGGGCAAAACCTCATTGGCGATGAACAAGGCATTGAGCTCGGCCTCATACGCACACAGGAACTACTGGCGGCGCGCAGAACAGACGGAGCCGAACAATTTTTTAGCAGGGCCTATGATTTTGGCTTCAGCAAATCATCGCAGGAAGCGATGGAAATATGGGGGCACGACAAAATCCTGAGTGATGTGGTATGGGTGATCCGCAACTTTAAACCAGATGTTATCATAACCAGGTTTCCCGGAGACGAAAGAGCGGGGCACGGCCATCATGCGGCTTCAGCCATACTGGCTAATGAAGCTTTCAAAGCAGCCGCAGATGCTACCATGTTTACGGAACAGTTTAAGTATGGCGTACAGCCCTGGCAGGCCAGGCGCATATTGTGGAATACCTTCAATTTTGGCACAACCAATACAACCGCAGAAGACCAGTTTAAGCTGGATGTGGGCACTTACAGCAGCCTGCTGGGCAAAAGTTTTGGAGAAATTGCAAGTGAAAGCCGCAGCCAGCACAAAAGCCAAGGTTTTGGTGTGCCCAGGCAAAGAGGACAGGCATTCGAATATTTTCTTACCACCGGCGGTGATGCCCCAAAGACTGATTTACTGGATGGTGTAAATGTAAGTTGGAACGCTGTTCAGTTTGGTGAAGGTATTGAGAGAATGGTGAATAATATTATTGCGGGTTATAGCTTTGATCACCCTGAAAAATCGATAGATAGCTTGCTGGTTTTGTACAACCTGTTACAACGTGGCGGCAACAGCAACGGTGCAAAATCGCAGGCAGAACACCAGGAAAGTATGTATTGGTACAAACGTAAAGCGGAAGACGTAAAACAAATTATGCTTGCATGCAGCGGGCTGTTTGCAGAAGCCACCACCAAAAATGAGTATGCAATTTTGGGAGATAGCATTAAAGTGGATTTTAGTGTAAACAAGAGATCTGCTTCGGGTATAAACCTGGTGGGTATCAGATTGAATAAGTTCGACACAACGTTGAACAATGCTTTGCCTGTTAATCAGAATATATCATTAACCAAAGCATTTTTTGTTCCGGTAAATGATACAGCTACCCAGCCATACTGGCTTGTAAACCCAATGCAGAAAGGAAGTTTTACGGTTAACGATCAAACGTTGATTGGTAAAGCTGAAAATGATGGTAACTATATTGCAACATTTATATTCGATATAAAAGGAACAAGGCTGTTTGTAGATAAAAAGGTGCAGTATAAATATACAGATCCTATAAAAGGAGAACTATATGAACCTCTTGTTATAATACCACCCGTTATCGTTGCTGTAAACCCACCGGTGGTACTTACCAATATAAAAAATGAAAGCAAGGTTGGTACAAGCCCTGTAATAAATATTCAATACAAAGCAACTATTACGGCACCTGCAGTTCCGGTTACGATAAACGTTAACAAGGGCGCGGATATTCTTTTTAACAAAGACACTACGGTCAATTTTACGGCAGGGTCTGCTTACAATTTCAAAATGCCTTTAGATGCAAAAACCGGCCGCTTAAATGGTGATAACATCAACGTTGATGTGTTTGCAGGCGTTAATGGAAAGAAAACCTTATACAAAGATTACCTGCGTACCATACAGTATGATCATATTCCGCATATACATTATTTCTACCGTGACAATGTAAAAGCCATTAACGAAGAAATAAAAATTGTTGGCAAAAACATTGGCTATATTGTTGGGGCAGGAGATAAGGTGCCGCAGGCATTGCAGCAAATGGGCTACAATGTTACTTTTCTTGCAGAGTCTGCCATTACAGATGAGAACCTGAAACGGTTCGATGCGGTTATTGCCGGTGTGCGTGTTTACAACACACAACCATGGATCAACAGTAAGTACGATGTATTGATGCGCTATATACAAAATGGCGGCAACTACATTGTGCAGTATAATACTGCGAATTTCATCAGCAGTGTTGCCGATAAAATAGGGCCTTACCCTTTTACGGTAAGCCGTACAAGAGTAACAGACGAAAACGCAGAAGTAACAATAACACAGCCAGGCAGCAGCGTGCTCAACTATCCTAATAAAATAACGCCTGCAGATTTTAAAGACTGGATACAGGAGCGAAGCATTTACCAGGCAGAAAAGCAGGACGCGCACTATGAAGCGCCGCTAACCATGCATGATGCAAACGAAACGACAACAAACGGAAGCCTTATTATAACAAAGTATGGCAAAGGCAACTTTGCTTACACAGGGCTGGTATTTTTCAGGGAGTTGCCCGCAGGCGTTGCCGGGGCATACAGGCTAATGGCTAACCTGATTGCATTGCCACAAAACAACTAG